Part of the Salminus brasiliensis chromosome 2, fSalBra1.hap2, whole genome shotgun sequence genome, CGAGAGGCCCGTTTCAAGACTCAGCCTGTAACCTTCGCAGAGATCGCCGAGGTAGAGGAGGAAGGGGCTTCGCCGCTGGAGGAGGAGAGAGCCAGACGCTCCTTCCTGCAGTCGCTGGAGAGCCTGAGGAGGAGCACACAGACACTGCACCACACAGGCTCCACACACTCTGGCAGGACCAGCACACCCACGCAGGCCAGCCTGGACTCAAGTGACTCGGACTCAGCCCCATGAACTAGAGACAGACAGCGATACAGTGAgcaagagggggagagaagagcgaaagagatagaaagagagctGTGATGTTGTATGTAATCCTCTCCTCTGCTGTAATGCTGACTTTACTGGACTGGATTCCAGTGAATATTGCACATATCCTTCTCTTGAAGCATACTTTGCCGCTATAACTTAGTTATGGTATCTTATGCACGTCCTTGTGCCAAACTCCAGTCAAGCCAAGCAGTGGCAGGCTGAACTGATTACGCTCCTTAGCTGTAGCATTTTAACAACTATTCATTCTAACAACTTAAATATTCCAAAAAAAATCTTGTTCTTCACTTGCTGAATAAGACTTGAGGCCATTCATTATAAGCTTTACATCATAGGTCTGTTCTATTTCCTATTCCATTCAAAAGGACAGAGATACACAGTTCAATCATTTCATGTTTGCCTGGTTAGACATTATTGAATAGCTTTTCCATTGTCCAGCTTGGACTTCCGCTAGTTCACCTTTAACACTTCATCATGGTTACGCAGTCAAATCATTGACAGAAGAACTAAGACTGGTCTGTAGACGCCACACACTGCACAGGAGACAATGTTTCAAAATGATGACGTTACTTGAGTCTGCCAAATTAACACTTACTAATGAACTCAGAGAGGATCAAAGTATTTTCTTGCTAAAagatacaaatatttattcACAGATTATATTGTTAATATAACTATGAGATTAGAAATGTGTTTTGTTGACACTGTGGGCTTGCAAGGTCACTACTGCAGttttaaaggaaaaaaagaaaacatgatgcctttgtatttttgttttacttttattatctttgtaaaaaaaaagtcatttcttaCTTACtttaataaatatgtacataaataTTGTGCACATCTGTGGAGTTGTCCTTGTCTTTCGGCATGGCTGTTATTCTGACCTACTCTAAAGAAAGGTATGTTTACCCAAAAGAGGAATCCGGAGGGAGGAGGAGTATGGTCGAAAAGAACCAAGAGGGAAAGCTTGCGAAAACAAAGCACAGGAAAAACAAGAAGTCACTTCAAATTTtactacaaaaacaaacatacagttcattttaaaatgatttttacattgtgtaaaaatTTTGTgataaatggatcaatagaaatggtccacgATTATTGGAAATACAATAATATTACTCTGaaagttattatttaaaataaatcctTCTGTTAAGGTACTAATTCTGACatatgaggtttttgttttACAATATAGATCATAATAATGCATAGTTATTCAATTGATAATATAAGCCATTTTTGGCTGCTTCTTCAATTCCAAGTAGTTTGACACCTCATCACatcactgtcactcaaaaaaAGCAATTCTTAAATCTCTAAAAAGGCAAATTTACAGGAAAcaaaaaaaccttaactttcaatagaagctactgtaaaaaatgttttatccTGGgccatttcagagcatttcttttggtgaGTTCATCATGATATTctgaaacaatgtaaagaagaacCGCCAGATTCATATCATGTCAAAAAGTTCAAAATGGCAAAACTGTAAAACAAGGTTTTTGACTGACAGGGCCGATATACTTTTACATTTCACTCAGTGCTGCCTTCAGGGTTCCTGACTGTGCCCCTATGTATATACAGCTCTATATATCTTGGCTCTAGAGACCACTGGTCAGCCACCCCAACACATGAGAAGCATGTGTTTACACAGTGCTTCATTCTTAGTTTGAAAACAGATTTCAACAGGCCCTCGCTGGACTCTTCACCCAGAGACTGATCTGTTCCTTGCTTGGCTGGTGTGGATGTGAGCTAAAAATAGTGTCAATCTGACATGCCTTCTGATCCAGTTACATTACAGAAAAACATGCAGTCAAACGAAGAGACCGCAGTGCTGTGACAAATGTCTGTATTCGCTTGTTATTAGTACCCGAGGTCTTGTGTTTGTGTTAAGTGTTAAGAAGCATACACAGCATTAAATCACTGATTTGAATCAGCCTGTCAGGCTTTTGGTGGCCACGGCCGCATATGCTGTGATTGCAATAAATATGAACTACTAGTGACACACATTCATCTCAGTTTATGTAAGTAAAAGGCAGAAATGTGACGATATTATGAAGCTGCTCCAGTTCATCCCTTCATCTCTCTGCTCTGATGTTATCCCTGCAACCTACTTTTTATACTGTTGCCTTGGTGATGAAATAAGATCGCTCAAAATGATCAGGAAAACAAACCTAATGTTCTGTTTCAGCCTGAATGTCCTGTGGACGGTTCCTTCCATTCCTCACCCTAATACAGCAGTCGGCTACGTCATTGTGCGCTGGCCAGGCCAAACCTAGGTTCTGACCCACACGTTCTGGCTGTGCTCTAGTTTAGAACATTTTGATCCTGTACATACTGTGTAGTTTATGTCTCTGCACTAAACAGAGTCAACTACCACTCAAATATATGGTATTGT contains:
- the c2h11orf96 gene encoding uncharacterized protein C11orf96 homolog; its protein translation is MAARPMETVGFPMLPAHVLASAMEEFPQQLPVPKGPAKGRSRPRRPREARFKTQPVTFAEIAEVEEEGASPLEEERARRSFLQSLESLRRSTQTLHHTGSTHSGRTSTPTQASLDSSDSDSAP